AGCAGCAGCGCTCCGAAAACGGGTTCGTGGTGGCTGGCCTGCCACGTCACATCAGGACTCACTTCATGGACGCGGGTCATCAGGGCCTCGCGCAGCAGCGGCGACGGATGGCGCATGACGCCGCCAGAGGTGACGAGCCGGTACGCACCGCTCAGACCCACCTTGCGGGCGGCGGCCAATGCGTACTCGCCCAGCGCCGCGCCGTGCTGCTGCACGATTCTGCGGCTGGTGGCGTCGCCCGCCTGCGCCTCATCGATCAGGACGCGGGCCAGGCGACCCAGGTGGGCGTGTGGCGGCTGCTCGCGTGCCGTGAACGAGTGCAGCAGCGCGTCCACCGTCTCGCAGCCGAAGTGCGCCAGCGTTCTGGCGGTCAGGGTGGTGGGAGGGTCGATGCCCAGGTCGGCGCGGTACACGGCCCGCAGAGTGCGCTGCGCCAGTTCTTCCGCGCCTTCGGGCTCCTGCCAGTAACTGCTGTGCCAGGCGGTGCCGCCCGCCGCCCGCGCCGCCGTGCCCGCGCTGGTGCCGCACACCACCGCCACGCCCAGGCCGTCCAGCGACCCGGCCCGGAGTGCGCCCACCGCGTCATTGACTACGTGCTGAGCCTCGGCCCAGTTCCAGCGGTTCAGTTCGCGGCGCAGCAGGGCGAAGTCTTCGGGCCAGTCGGCTCCACTGGCACTGAGCGTCACGGCCTGCATCCGGACGCTCTCAATAAGCCCCGCGCTGGCACGGGCCGCACTCACCGCCTGTTCCAGCGCCGACAGTGCCCGGTGCTGCTGCACATAGATATTGCTGCTTCCAGCGCGGCCCCAGCCCAGCACCGTGCCGTTGGTG
This region of Deinococcus ruber genomic DNA includes:
- a CDS encoding N-acetylglucosamine kinase, which codes for MSSTHVLGIDAGNTKTIALIADTNGTVLGWGRAGSSNIYVQQHRALSALEQAVSAARASAGLIESVRMQAVTLSASGADWPEDFALLRRELNRWNWAEAQHVVNDAVGALRAGSLDGLGVAVVCGTSAGTAARAAGGTAWHSSYWQEPEGAEELAQRTLRAVYRADLGIDPPTTLTARTLAHFGCETVDALLHSFTAREQPPHAHLGRLARVLIDEAQAGDATSRRIVQQHGAALGEYALAAARKVGLSGAYRLVTSGGVMRHPSPLLREALMTRVHEVSPDVTWQASHHEPVFGALLLALELAGQTVTETLFRRLEETCPEESLFVT